The following are encoded together in the Humulus lupulus chromosome 5, drHumLupu1.1, whole genome shotgun sequence genome:
- the LOC133780515 gene encoding nuclear transport factor 2-like, protein MESFSTSTAQQPIGSSNTFERSVAETTYEVTPLDDEGEIKSVYVRNLPATVSPFKIEEEFKKFGKLKQPEGVVIRSCKDVGVCYAFVEFQDITGVQNAVQVFLTIII, encoded by the exons ATGGAATCATTCTCCACATCCACTGCTCAGCAACCCATTGGATCATCAAATACATTTGAAAGATCTGTTGCAGAGACAACATATGAAGTTACCCCACTGGACGATGAAG GTGAAATCAAATCTGTTTATGTGAGAAACTTGCCGGCTACTGTATCTCCTTTCAAAATTGAAGAGGAATTTAAAAAATTTGGTAAACTAAAGCAACCTGAGGGCGTGGTCATTAGGAGTTGCAAG GATGTTGGTGTTTGTTATGCATTTGTCGAGTTTCAAGACATTACCGGTGTTCAAAATGCAGTCCAAGTTTTCCttactattattatttaa